A stretch of the Oscillospiraceae bacterium genome encodes the following:
- a CDS encoding acetyl-CoA carboxylase biotin carboxylase subunit has product MFKKILVANRGEIAVRIIRACREMGIATVAVYSEPDKNALHAALADERICIGPASAVQSYLNMQNIISAALATHAEAIHPGYGFLSENSLFAALCVQNDIVFIGPESEVIDRMGNKDQARRLMISAGVPVIPGSGVVKDVTAAKKAAAKIGYPLLVKASAGGGGKGIRIVEREEDLEKSVVAACEEAKKAFGCGDVFLEKYLTSVRHVEVQILADQAGNVVCLGERDCSLQIGRQKVIEETPCPAIDESVRKKLWEAAVKAVKAAKYTNAGTVEFLLAPDGNFYFIEMNTRLQVEHRISEEVSGIDLVKWQIRIASQIELPFKQEDIRLHGASIECRINAAGGGKVSFLHIPGGTRVSFDTALVQNAEVTPFYDSMIGKLITAGNDREEAVRKMEAALCELVISGVPTNIEKQSEIIRSPEFHGAEYDTAWLQRKMKNEEIKNKN; this is encoded by the coding sequence ATGTTTAAAAAGATTTTAGTCGCAAACCGCGGTGAAATCGCCGTACGCATCATCCGCGCCTGCCGCGAGATGGGCATTGCCACGGTCGCGGTGTATTCCGAACCGGACAAAAACGCCCTGCACGCCGCCCTTGCCGACGAGCGCATCTGCATCGGCCCGGCTTCGGCGGTGCAGAGCTACTTGAATATGCAAAATATCATCAGCGCCGCGTTGGCCACCCATGCCGAGGCCATCCACCCCGGCTACGGATTTTTATCCGAGAACAGCTTGTTCGCCGCGCTGTGTGTTCAAAACGATATCGTTTTCATCGGTCCGGAGAGCGAAGTCATCGACCGGATGGGCAACAAGGATCAGGCGCGCCGGCTGATGATATCGGCGGGCGTTCCGGTTATTCCGGGCAGCGGCGTTGTAAAAGACGTAACAGCAGCCAAAAAAGCGGCGGCTAAAATCGGCTATCCGCTGCTCGTGAAAGCCAGTGCGGGCGGCGGCGGCAAGGGCATCCGCATTGTCGAGCGCGAAGAAGACCTCGAAAAATCGGTGGTCGCGGCTTGCGAAGAGGCCAAAAAGGCCTTCGGGTGCGGCGACGTGTTTTTGGAAAAATACCTGACCTCGGTGCGCCATGTCGAGGTGCAGATTCTGGCCGATCAGGCCGGGAACGTGGTCTGTCTCGGCGAGCGCGACTGTTCGCTGCAAATCGGCAGGCAGAAGGTGATCGAGGAGACCCCCTGTCCCGCGATTGACGAGTCCGTCCGCAAAAAGCTTTGGGAAGCAGCGGTCAAAGCGGTCAAGGCGGCTAAATACACCAACGCCGGAACCGTGGAATTTTTACTCGCACCCGACGGAAATTTTTATTTTATCGAGATGAACACCCGCCTGCAGGTCGAGCACCGCATCAGCGAGGAAGTCAGCGGCATCGATCTGGTCAAGTGGCAGATCCGCATCGCCTCGCAGATCGAGCTGCCGTTTAAGCAAGAGGATATCCGCTTACACGGCGCGTCGATTGAGTGCCGCATCAACGCGGCGGGCGGCGGCAAAGTGTCGTTTTTGCATATTCCGGGCGGCACCCGCGTCTCTTTTGACACCGCATTGGTTCAAAACGCCGAGGTCACCCCGTTTTACGATTCGATGATCGGGAAATTAATCACTGCCGGAAACGACCGCGAAGAGGCCGTGCGCAAGATGGAAGCGGCTTTGTGCGAGCTCGTCATCAGCGGCGTTCCGACCAACATCGAAAAGCAGTCGGAAATCATCCGCAGCCCGGAATTTCACGGAGCCGAATATGATACGGCATGGTTACAGAGAAAAATGAAAAATGAAGAGATAAAAAATAAAAATTGA
- the accD gene encoding acetyl-CoA carboxylase, carboxyltransferase subunit beta encodes MSEFNIADLFRKPANQLEPGGVPRKPADDREQCPRCKQYFPRKRLEKNNRVCPSCGHHMSLSARRRLEAVCAVGSFSELFSDITARDFLNFPGYEEKLKKARDGSGENEGVICGTGIIGGVRCALFAMESAFMMGSMGAAVGERITRTFEYATVNRLPVVGFTASGGARMQEGIISLMQMAKISGAIQRHGEAGGFYLAILTHPTTGGVTASFAMLGDIIIAEPKALVGFAGKRVIEHTTKSKLAADFQTAEFVLKHGFLDAIVERKQLGDVIGRLLKQHTTEKKI; translated from the coding sequence ATGAGCGAATTCAACATAGCGGATCTTTTCCGCAAACCCGCCAACCAGCTTGAGCCCGGCGGCGTCCCCCGAAAACCCGCCGACGACCGCGAGCAGTGCCCGCGCTGCAAGCAATATTTTCCCCGCAAGCGGCTCGAAAAGAATAACCGTGTCTGCCCCTCCTGCGGACACCATATGTCCCTGTCGGCCCGGCGCAGATTGGAAGCGGTCTGCGCCGTCGGAAGTTTTTCGGAGTTGTTTTCCGACATCACGGCGCGGGATTTTTTGAATTTTCCGGGATATGAGGAAAAATTGAAAAAGGCGCGCGACGGCAGCGGGGAAAATGAGGGCGTGATCTGCGGCACCGGCATCATCGGCGGTGTCCGTTGTGCGCTGTTCGCGATGGAATCGGCTTTTATGATGGGCAGCATGGGTGCTGCGGTCGGCGAGCGCATCACCCGCACCTTTGAATATGCCACCGTAAACCGTCTGCCCGTTGTCGGCTTCACGGCCTCGGGCGGCGCGCGGATGCAGGAGGGCATTATCTCCCTGATGCAGATGGCAAAAATCAGCGGCGCGATTCAACGCCACGGCGAAGCGGGCGGGTTTTATCTCGCAATATTGACCCATCCGACCACGGGCGGTGTCACCGCCAGTTTTGCGATGTTAGGCGACATCATTATTGCCGAACCCAAGGCGCTGGTCGGCTTTGCGGGTAAGCGTGTGATCGAACATACCACCAAAAGCAAACTGGCAGCCGATTTTCAGACCGCGGAATTTGTACTGAAACATGGCTTTCTCGATGCCATTGTCGAGCGCAAACAGCTCGGAGATGTGATCGGTCGCTTATTAAAACAGCACACAACGGAGAAAAAGATATGA
- the accA gene encoding carboxyltransferase subunit alpha, with protein sequence MTAYEKVKIARDQQRPTASAYIGQLLHEVTLLHGDRNFGDDDAILGGIGLLGDTPVTFIGIERGTDLESRIRCNFGAPRPEGYRKALRLMKQAEKFHRPVICLVDTSGAHCGADAEERGQGQAIAENLMEMMGLKTPVISVIIGEGGSGGALGLAVADRIYMLENAVYSVISPEGCASILFKEQGAEAEAAECLHLTAQDNKKLRVAEDVIPEDFKHFHAMCLSLRERLLGDIALLSAQSVETLLNNRYARFRRLGIYEGGKGRSI encoded by the coding sequence ATGACCGCTTACGAAAAAGTCAAAATCGCACGCGACCAACAGCGGCCCACGGCATCGGCCTATATCGGTCAATTGCTGCATGAGGTCACTTTGCTGCACGGTGACCGCAACTTCGGCGACGACGACGCCATTTTGGGTGGCATCGGGCTGCTCGGGGATACCCCCGTCACGTTCATCGGCATCGAGCGCGGCACCGATCTCGAGAGCCGCATTCGCTGCAATTTCGGCGCACCGAGACCCGAGGGTTACCGCAAAGCGCTGCGGCTGATGAAGCAGGCCGAGAAGTTCCACCGGCCCGTGATCTGCCTTGTCGACACCTCCGGCGCGCACTGCGGTGCGGACGCCGAGGAGCGCGGGCAAGGGCAGGCGATTGCCGAAAATCTGATGGAGATGATGGGCTTAAAAACGCCCGTGATTTCGGTGATCATCGGCGAGGGCGGTTCGGGCGGGGCGTTGGGCCTCGCGGTCGCCGACCGGATCTATATGCTCGAAAACGCGGTGTATTCGGTGATTTCGCCCGAGGGCTGCGCAAGCATTTTGTTCAAGGAGCAGGGCGCGGAGGCCGAGGCGGCCGAGTGCCTGCATTTGACCGCGCAGGACAACAAAAAACTCAGGGTGGCGGAAGACGTCATCCCCGAGGATTTTAAGCATTTTCACGCGATGTGCCTCTCGCTGCGCGAGCGGCTTTTGGGCGACATTGCTTTGCTCTCGGCACAATCGGTTGAAACATTATTAAACAACCGGTATGCACGGTTTCGCCGCCTCGGTATTTATGAAGGGGGCAAGGGGAGGAGTATATGA
- a CDS encoding alpha-glucosidase/alpha-galactosidase, which translates to MAFKVCFIGAGSIGFTRALFTDLMSVEAFRGKIAVSFTDINPHNLEMVRALCQRDLDENGVKTTIEATTDRSAALKESKYIINCPRIGGLEAFETDIEIPLKYGVDQCVGDTLCAGGIMYGQRVIAAILDFCKDIREVCEPGALMLNYSNPNAMATWAANKYGKVRTIGLCHGVMGGHAQITDAFGLKQEEVDIICAGINHQTWYISIKHNGEDLTGKLLAAFESNPKYAKTEKVRIDMLRRFGYYSTESNGHLSEYVPWYRKNADEINKWIDLSVWINGETGGYLRVCKESRNWFETDFPNWMKEPFRKYDGSERGHEHGSYIIEGLETGKLYRGHFNVVNNGCITNLPDDAIVEVPGYVDYNGVNIPQVGDLPLGCAAVCNASISVQRLAVEAAVRGDDTLLRQAFMMDPLTGAILTPPYIWQLVDDMLVAQEQWLPQYKAAIKAAKKRQKGERLPLKEVKAAARLKEKTVEEMSKAKEETRRIAAAADKAADARAKQK; encoded by the coding sequence ATGGCTTTCAAAGTGTGTTTTATCGGCGCGGGGAGCATCGGGTTTACCCGCGCGCTGTTTACCGATCTGATGTCGGTGGAGGCATTCCGGGGCAAGATCGCGGTCTCATTTACCGACATCAATCCGCACAACCTTGAGATGGTGCGGGCGCTCTGCCAGCGCGATCTGGACGAGAACGGCGTCAAGACGACCATCGAGGCCACCACCGACCGAAGCGCCGCCCTTAAGGAATCCAAATACATCATCAACTGCCCCCGCATCGGCGGGCTGGAGGCGTTTGAAACCGATATTGAGATACCGTTAAAATACGGGGTCGACCAATGCGTGGGCGACACGCTCTGCGCGGGCGGCATCATGTACGGTCAGCGGGTCATCGCCGCGATTTTGGATTTTTGCAAAGACATCCGCGAGGTTTGCGAGCCAGGCGCGCTGATGCTGAACTACAGTAACCCCAACGCCATGGCGACCTGGGCGGCGAACAAATACGGCAAAGTGCGCACCATCGGCCTGTGCCACGGGGTCATGGGCGGACATGCCCAAATCACCGACGCATTCGGACTGAAACAGGAAGAAGTCGACATCATCTGTGCGGGCATCAACCACCAGACCTGGTACATCTCCATCAAACATAACGGCGAGGACCTGACCGGCAAGCTGCTGGCGGCCTTTGAGAGCAACCCCAAGTATGCCAAGACCGAAAAGGTGCGCATCGACATGCTGCGCCGTTTCGGGTATTACTCCACAGAATCCAACGGGCACTTGTCGGAATATGTGCCGTGGTACCGCAAGAACGCGGACGAGATCAATAAATGGATTGACCTGTCGGTCTGGATCAACGGCGAAACCGGCGGCTATCTGCGGGTCTGCAAAGAGAGCCGCAACTGGTTCGAGACCGATTTCCCGAACTGGATGAAAGAGCCCTTCCGCAAATACGACGGCAGCGAACGGGGACACGAGCACGGCAGTTACATCATTGAGGGGCTTGAGACCGGAAAACTCTATCGCGGACATTTCAACGTGGTCAACAACGGCTGCATCACGAATCTCCCCGACGACGCGATTGTGGAGGTGCCGGGTTATGTCGATTATAACGGCGTCAACATCCCGCAGGTGGGCGATCTGCCGCTCGGGTGTGCGGCGGTCTGCAACGCGTCGATCAGCGTCCAGCGGCTGGCGGTAGAAGCGGCTGTCCGGGGCGACGACACGCTGTTGCGGCAGGCCTTTATGATGGACCCGCTGACCGGTGCGATTTTAACCCCGCCGTACATCTGGCAGCTTGTGGACGATATGCTGGTCGCGCAGGAGCAGTGGCTGCCGCAGTATAAAGCCGCAATCAAAGCGGCGAAAAAGCGTCAAAAAGGCGAGCGCCTGCCCCTGAAAGAAGTGAAAGCCGCCGCCCGTCTGAAAGAGAAGACCGTTGAGGAAATGTCTAAGGCCAAAGAAGAAACCCGCCGTATTGCCGCCGCAGCCGATAAGGCCGCCGACGCGAGGGCGAAGCAGAAGTAA
- a CDS encoding amidohydrolase family protein → MLPIFDSHCHVYPDKIASRAAQSIAEFYDMPVRFDGTASTLLQEGTRAGITHYLIHSVSVMPAQVRSINEFIAAQVNEHPGVITGFGTLHPDSKDLDGDLQHLLSLGLKGVKIHPDFQKFAADSAKAVNLCRKLIGKLPVLVHAGDTRFHYSHPQQILNLKKKLPDLTVIAAHFGGWSCWDDAEKELPGLPNFYVDCSSSLYALSPEKAKHLFEVFGPEKVLFGTDYPMWSPSSEMELFSRVGLSPREQRRVLYENAAELFPIE, encoded by the coding sequence ATGCTCCCCATCTTCGATTCGCACTGCCATGTCTACCCCGATAAAATCGCATCCCGCGCCGCACAGAGCATCGCCGAGTTTTACGATATGCCCGTCCGCTTCGACGGAACGGCTTCCACCCTTTTGCAAGAGGGCACACGCGCCGGAATCACCCATTACTTAATTCACAGCGTCTCGGTGATGCCCGCACAGGTGCGCTCGATCAACGAGTTCATCGCCGCGCAGGTCAACGAACATCCGGGCGTCATTACGGGTTTCGGGACTTTGCACCCCGACAGCAAAGACCTTGACGGTGATTTACAGCACTTGCTTTCACTCGGCTTAAAAGGCGTTAAGATACACCCCGATTTTCAAAAATTCGCCGCAGATTCCGCTAAAGCCGTCAATCTCTGTCGAAAGCTCATCGGTAAACTGCCGGTTTTAGTCCATGCGGGGGACACGCGTTTTCATTATTCGCACCCGCAGCAGATTTTAAATTTGAAAAAGAAACTTCCCGACCTCACGGTGATCGCCGCGCATTTCGGCGGCTGGAGCTGCTGGGATGACGCCGAAAAGGAACTGCCGGGGTTACCAAACTTCTATGTCGATTGCTCGTCTTCGCTGTATGCGCTCAGCCCCGAAAAAGCCAAACACTTGTTCGAGGTTTTCGGCCCCGAAAAAGTATTGTTCGGCACCGATTACCCGATGTGGTCGCCCTCGAGCGAAATGGAGCTTTTCAGCCGCGTCGGCTTATCCCCGCGCGAACAGCGCCGTGTCCTTTACGAAAACGCCGCCGAATTGTTTCCAATTGAATAA